Proteins encoded together in one Streptomyces umbrinus window:
- a CDS encoding IS5 family transposase (programmed frameshift), producing MVERLVPDELWELFQRVVPDAPSRPQGGGRRRHGDREVLAAIVFVATSGCTWQQLPTASFGPSGATAHRRFTEWSKARVWAKLHRLVLDELGSRGELDWSRCAIDSVNMRALKGELTGPNPVDRGKYGSKIHLITERTGLPLSIGISGANTHDSQALIPLVKGIPPIRSRRGRRRRRPHKLHADKGYDYNHLRRWLTSRGIRHRIARRGIETSQRLGRHRWTIERTMSWLAGCRRLHRRYERKADHFLAFTSIACTLICYRRLTK from the exons ATCGTTGAGCGGCTGGTGCCGGACGAGTTGTGGGAGCTGTTCCAGCGGGTGGTGCCCGACGCGCCGTCGCGGCCCCAGGGCGGTGGCCGGCGTAGGCACGGCGACCGGGAGGTGCTGGCCGCGATCGTCTTTGTGGCGACCTCGGGCTGCACCTGGCAGCAGTTGCCGACCGCGTCGTTCGGGCCGTCCGGAGCGACGGCCCACCGGCGTTTCACCGAGTGGTCGAAGGCCCGCGTGTGGGCCAAGCTCCACCGCCTGGTCCTCGACGAACTCGGATCCCGCGGCGAGCTGGACTGGTCGCGGTGCGCGATCGACTCGGTGAACATGCGGGCCCTG AAGGGGGAACTGACAGGCCCGAATCCTGTAGACCGGGGCAAGTACGGGTCAAAGATCCACTTGATCACGGAGCGGACCGGACTGCCCCTGTCCATCGGCATCTCGGGCGCCAACACGCACGACAGCCAGGCACTGATCCCACTGGTGAAAGGCATACCGCCGATCCGCTCCCGCCGAGGACGCCGACGGCGCAGGCCCCACAAACTCCACGCCGACAAGGGCTACGACTACAACCACCTGCGACGATGGTTAACCAGCAGGGGCATCCGGCACCGCATCGCCCGCAGGGGAATCGAGACCTCGCAGCGACTCGGCCGTCACCGTTGGACCATCGAACGCACCATGTCCTGGCTCGCCGGATGCCGACGTCTGCACCGTCGCTACGAGCGCAAAGCCGAC